Proteins found in one Bdellovibrionota bacterium genomic segment:
- a CDS encoding DUF2298 domain-containing protein gives MDDFAAAGRWITVLAILQLATERPARRIFGRQGGALGLPLFLLLWSYVYWLWGSLTGLPPGNSPTYVSAVVAYGFLFFGSRTFPIATPRANGSAIGGVVTFWIILAVAIGLRMFAPELEQTEKFADLSVFQGVLLDRHFPPEDRWLSGIPLNYYYYGHLLFVPITRAAGVPPEWAFNLSLCTVMALLGSSAYAWVRQISQNRLCAAGSALVSTLLSNVEWIRQWVTGRWTNGFSWWGSSRTMPGTITEFPYFSFLVGDLHAHYLALPWVTLTFALVFSLRSALRNGDRLLSGVLIFFTGLAVGLHYPLNPWEIPWLALFVVLVLFRFWWAVAVVGGTAFITYLPFWLSFVPRSSSIHWVPAELHSPVPMFLAHWALFLVPLLFLFFRIVSYFSIRQKIRILGITVGIVLFGGGAAAICGFFLTGAWFWKNGDWEEPEDALLLWSLLAIATCEFIYLYEFFGPEYRRINTVFKFYMLAWSALAICVPLLIWRHRKLFFYYRRSSVALLVVVIAAGCVYPVAGTWARTGGFRGVKSLDGMAHWDRLFPGEREIVRWLRDHTAPNDHILEAEGDSYQRDGRFAAFSGRPTILAWMQHTGVWRPDGYALMGPRQADLKQLRGSPTPELLNQFVRKYRIRYIVVGALERQSFPAPLLETIARYPVSFSSSTARVYEVP, from the coding sequence ATGGACGACTTCGCAGCGGCCGGGCGTTGGATCACCGTCCTCGCAATCCTTCAATTGGCGACGGAGCGGCCGGCTCGGCGAATTTTTGGCCGACAGGGCGGGGCCCTCGGGCTCCCGCTCTTTCTTCTTCTATGGTCCTATGTTTATTGGCTCTGGGGATCGTTGACCGGCCTTCCACCGGGAAACAGCCCGACATATGTGTCCGCCGTCGTTGCGTACGGATTTCTCTTTTTCGGGTCAAGAACGTTTCCCATCGCAACGCCTCGCGCGAACGGTTCGGCGATTGGGGGAGTCGTGACGTTTTGGATCATTTTGGCCGTGGCGATCGGCCTCAGAATGTTCGCGCCTGAACTGGAGCAGACGGAAAAGTTCGCGGACCTGTCCGTTTTTCAGGGAGTGTTGTTGGATCGGCATTTTCCTCCGGAAGACCGCTGGCTTTCGGGGATTCCACTGAATTATTACTACTACGGACATCTCCTCTTCGTGCCGATTACCCGAGCCGCCGGCGTACCGCCCGAGTGGGCTTTCAATCTGAGCCTCTGCACGGTGATGGCCCTGCTCGGTTCATCCGCGTACGCTTGGGTTCGCCAGATCAGCCAGAATCGCCTCTGCGCCGCCGGCTCCGCGTTGGTCTCTACGCTTCTTTCAAACGTCGAATGGATTCGGCAGTGGGTCACCGGTAGGTGGACGAACGGTTTTTCCTGGTGGGGCAGTTCGCGCACGATGCCCGGAACGATTACCGAATTCCCTTATTTTTCGTTCTTGGTCGGGGACCTTCATGCCCATTACCTCGCCCTGCCGTGGGTGACGCTCACGTTCGCCTTGGTTTTTTCCCTGCGATCGGCGCTTCGAAACGGGGACAGGCTTCTTTCGGGCGTCTTAATTTTTTTCACCGGTCTGGCGGTGGGTCTCCATTACCCGCTCAATCCGTGGGAAATCCCCTGGCTGGCTCTCTTTGTCGTCCTGGTTCTCTTTCGATTCTGGTGGGCCGTTGCGGTCGTAGGGGGTACGGCGTTCATCACCTATCTTCCTTTTTGGCTTTCCTTCGTGCCCCGATCGAGTTCGATCCACTGGGTGCCGGCGGAATTGCACAGTCCGGTTCCGATGTTCCTGGCCCATTGGGCGCTCTTTCTCGTTCCGCTCCTTTTTCTCTTTTTTCGGATCGTTTCCTATTTTTCCATACGGCAAAAAATTCGGATCCTGGGCATTACGGTCGGAATCGTCCTTTTCGGCGGCGGTGCCGCGGCCATCTGCGGCTTCTTTTTGACCGGAGCCTGGTTCTGGAAAAATGGGGATTGGGAAGAACCGGAAGACGCTCTTCTTCTTTGGTCGCTCCTGGCGATTGCCACGTGTGAGTTCATTTATCTCTACGAATTTTTCGGCCCCGAATATCGGCGGATCAACACTGTCTTTAAGTTTTATATGTTGGCCTGGAGCGCGCTTGCGATCTGTGTGCCGTTGCTCATCTGGCGGCATCGAAAGCTCTTCTTTTACTACCGGCGGTCTTCGGTGGCCCTGCTGGTCGTTGTAATCGCGGCAGGATGTGTTTACCCCGTGGCGGGAACCTGGGCGCGCACGGGAGGTTTCAGGGGTGTGAAAAGTCTCGACGGCATGGCGCACTGGGACCGCCTGTTTCCGGGGGAACGGGAAATCGTCCGATGGTTGCGCGACCACACGGCGCCGAATGATCATATTCTCGAAGCCGAAGGAGACTCGTACCAGAGGGACGGGCGGTTCGCTGCGTTCAGCGGCCGGCCGACGATTCTCGCATGGATGCAGCACACGGGGGTTTGGCGGCCGGACGGTTATGCCTTGATGGGACCCCGTCAAGCCGACCTCAAACAGCTTCGGGGAAGCCCGACTCCGGAACTTCTGAATCAGTTCGTGAGGAAGTATCGGATTCGGTACATCGTCGTCGGCGCTCTGGAACGGCAGAGTTTTCCGGCGCCTTTGCTCGAGACCATCGCTCGCTATCCGGTCAGTTTTTCCTCGTCCACGGCGCGGGTGTACGAAGTCCCCTGA
- a CDS encoding PEGA domain-containing protein has product MARRSRSTSLLVVSFFLGSQTVPSQNVAYAEEPSGTDLAVCALAGFHRGDHPSESEFQAALYENLSRSKRVQMVPDEVVAKNVERVWRDDARDGTMQLEKAFEDFRKGRELYQNLAIDEAIGSLDSAVRGYRQGISALRENRYLLASHLYLGMALIIRGDSKKGEEYIRQMIVLDPKRKTHELPSSEFPPKIVRLHRQLAKQVLAGPQATVSVRTEPKGATVFFDAVQQVPSPSDVANVPAGEHFLLVEKSGFRPYAQRVEVRGGKSSVDVELEPWMFLSPYAFERRRDPIVLNQLAQLGQDLGAHVLVLGQMTTKPDGNLTIAAQLFDTRSKEFSMIGGVESPPSEMKKAARALADQLLKNLTDHGLVIAQLSIPSDLKGTEGGSEGPATLPKVESGNPFYRQLWFWAIVGGVVAGGVGGALLLNGSGTDSSKNILVVDNPLN; this is encoded by the coding sequence ATGGCTCGTCGCTCTCGCTCCACATCCCTGCTGGTCGTTTCTTTCTTTCTCGGATCACAAACAGTTCCATCGCAGAATGTTGCGTATGCCGAAGAACCGAGCGGTACCGACCTGGCCGTTTGCGCACTGGCCGGCTTTCATCGCGGCGATCATCCCTCCGAGAGCGAATTCCAAGCCGCACTGTATGAGAATTTGTCCCGTTCGAAGCGCGTTCAGATGGTTCCGGACGAAGTCGTGGCAAAGAACGTGGAGCGCGTTTGGCGGGACGACGCTCGCGACGGCACGATGCAGCTCGAAAAAGCTTTTGAAGATTTTCGAAAGGGAAGGGAACTTTATCAAAACCTCGCGATCGACGAGGCGATCGGTTCCCTCGATTCGGCGGTTCGGGGATACCGCCAAGGAATTTCGGCGTTGCGGGAGAACCGGTATCTCTTGGCGTCTCATCTCTACCTTGGGATGGCGCTCATCATTCGGGGAGATTCGAAGAAGGGCGAAGAATATATCCGCCAGATGATTGTTTTGGATCCGAAACGGAAAACCCACGAGCTGCCGTCCAGCGAGTTTCCGCCGAAAATCGTCCGATTGCATCGCCAACTGGCGAAACAGGTTTTGGCCGGCCCTCAGGCCACCGTTTCGGTTCGGACCGAACCCAAGGGGGCAACGGTCTTCTTCGACGCCGTTCAGCAAGTTCCTTCTCCGTCGGATGTTGCGAACGTGCCGGCCGGAGAACATTTCCTGCTCGTAGAGAAATCGGGATTCCGACCTTACGCGCAACGAGTGGAGGTGCGCGGGGGAAAAAGCTCCGTAGACGTGGAACTCGAACCATGGATGTTCCTAAGTCCATACGCCTTTGAGCGGCGGCGCGATCCGATCGTTCTGAATCAGCTTGCTCAATTAGGGCAGGACTTGGGCGCACACGTTCTTGTTCTCGGGCAGATGACGACTAAACCGGACGGGAACCTGACGATCGCCGCACAACTCTTCGACACCCGCTCCAAAGAATTCTCGATGATCGGTGGCGTAGAATCGCCTCCGTCCGAGATGAAGAAGGCGGCAAGGGCTCTGGCCGATCAATTGCTGAAGAATTTAACGGATCACGGTTTGGTGATCGCTCAACTGAGTATTCCAAGTGATTTGAAGGGAACCGAGGGAGGAAGTGAAGGCCCGGCAACGCTGCCTAAAGTCGAATCCGGGAATCCGTTCTATCGCCAGTTGTGGTTCTGGGCGATCGTCGGCGGTGTCGTCGCCGGTGGTGTCGGAGGTGCATTGCTACTCAACGGATCGGGCACCGATTCGTCAAAAAACATCCTGGTCGTGGACAACCCGCTGAACTAA